A window of Verrucomicrobiia bacterium contains these coding sequences:
- a CDS encoding DMT family transporter — MKMVAGFCFFLVTFLWGTFYSVTKEALERIDPIIFAFLETSMTLPFAMGVLIWHRKKLFYELWKSGIVLGFLLYLNLLTAAIALTHTTATNTAFFPSINGILVTLMAWLMRKSYISPMTWVAGTLSLLGTILLIISHSSFHGQWRGDLIALLAPFFYACYIFRIDYDTRGFTQTLWPLIGIELITLCFLCGITAFFFSDWSHFHPDLPKDFYVIGYVGLLTTLFPVIVSTLLQKYLSPISVAFIFILEPLWGAMIAAIYLGEKLNFIGYLGGGLIILASMLNTLSSSGRQQTET; from the coding sequence ATGAAAATGGTGGCAGGCTTCTGCTTTTTTCTGGTCACATTTCTTTGGGGCACTTTTTATTCCGTAACCAAGGAAGCCCTAGAACGAATCGACCCCATCATTTTTGCCTTTCTGGAAACCAGCATGACTTTGCCTTTTGCCATGGGTGTTTTAATATGGCATCGTAAAAAACTTTTTTATGAACTCTGGAAAAGTGGCATTGTTTTAGGTTTTCTTCTTTATCTTAATCTTCTCACTGCAGCGATTGCATTAACTCACACTACTGCAACCAACACCGCTTTTTTCCCTTCGATTAATGGCATTCTTGTTACCCTTATGGCATGGTTGATGCGAAAAAGTTATATTTCTCCGATGACTTGGGTTGCAGGAACCCTTTCGCTTTTGGGAACGATTTTATTGATTATAAGCCATTCCAGTTTTCATGGACAATGGCGCGGCGATTTGATCGCTCTTCTGGCACCCTTTTTTTATGCCTGCTATATTTTTCGAATCGATTACGACACCCGTGGCTTTACCCAAACACTATGGCCTCTCATTGGCATTGAATTAATTACTCTTTGCTTTCTTTGCGGAATTACCGCTTTTTTCTTTAGTGATTGGTCACATTTTCATCCCGATCTTCCTAAAGATTTTTATGTCATTGGCTATGTGGGTCTTTTAACGACTTTATTCCCCGTAATTGTTTCGACTCTGCTACAAAAATATCTTTCTCCCATTTCAGTCGCTTTTATCTTTATTTTGGAACCACTCTGGGGCGCGATGATTGCCGCCATTTATTTGGGGGAAAAGTTGAATTTCATAGGTTACTTAGGAGGAGGTTTGATTATATTAGCCAGCATGCTTAACACACTATCAAGCAGCGGACGTCAACAAACTGAAACTTAA
- a CDS encoding tetratricopeptide repeat protein: MPNLDELFEAANSELAIGELEKAVELYQQCVDQDPKFVDGWHALGMALMKLGRYEEAIQAGKNATELNPNDQILWTSLSLAYVRNNQIAEAEAAGAKAKILSWGGKIKTD; the protein is encoded by the coding sequence ATGCCCAATCTTGACGAACTCTTTGAAGCTGCCAACAGTGAACTGGCTATTGGCGAGTTGGAAAAAGCGGTGGAGCTTTATCAGCAATGCGTCGATCAAGATCCGAAATTTGTGGATGGTTGGCATGCGCTGGGTATGGCGCTTATGAAATTAGGGCGTTATGAGGAAGCGATTCAAGCTGGCAAAAATGCTACGGAACTTAATCCTAACGATCAAATTCTTTGGACCAGCCTTTCCCTAGCCTATGTTCGGAACAACCAAATTGCCGAAGCCGAAGCCGCAGGCGCCAAAGCTAAAATCCTTTCCTGGGGCGGCAAGATTAAAACCGATTAA